One genomic segment of Myripristis murdjan chromosome 20, fMyrMur1.1, whole genome shotgun sequence includes these proteins:
- the LOC115378850 gene encoding coagulation factor XIII A chain → MSDESRKPPHVTHVGRYSALVPSTNLEDGPDPLEFERFDDAGGDDAEPRGHAPMGASLSVSHVDMCQQINRPAHHTVAFDNANLVVRRGQEFVLRVSFSRPPTPDDDFQLEFLIGSNPSANKGTMVAVTFGQRRGGGGGGWVGRVLEAQGPSLVLGVTPSPNAIVGKFRTYVAVVGRSGMHRTRRDPSTDLYVLFNAWCPEDPVFLPDEAERREYVLNEYGIIYQGAVKAVSQRTWLYGQFELGVLDACIHILDASRMPIYHRGNVIKLVRRGSAMLNSQDDNGVMVGNWSEDFSMGTAPTLWTGSVKILQEYANTGVPVCFAQCWVFAGIFNSFLRCLGIPARVITNFSSAHDNTGNLKTDLIFKTDGAPDKRSTRDSIWNYHCWNEVYMARPDLPDGMGGWQVVDATPQETSDGHFRCGPASVAAIKEGLLCHPFDAGFCFAEVNSDVVFYKRDRYGTLTPFRVDKRHVGQLVLTKAVGSDRPFDITYTYKYREDSMENQRTMNRAEEYGCELDHSELPETLLSVAMNTDKVYLGHDFNLQLEFQNQSDTPRTIQVHLAGSVVFYTGVEAHTFRDENLTVTVGANQTENVTLRITAQEYMPHLGSQLSLHFILTGQADDQSLSAIEVVNLETPPLMLRLSGRPKMQHEMSVTVSFTNHFQFALENVQMALEGPGLLSYRTHFYSVIAPQGSIDWTETFTPRIDGSKRIMATLSCSSLTQVSGTADLEVEP, encoded by the exons ccTCCCTGAGTGTGTCTCACGTTGACATGTGTCAGCAGATCAACAGGCCCGCCCATCACACGGTTGCCTTTGACAACGCCAACCTGGTGGTTCGCCGCGGTCAGGAGTTCGTGCTGCGCGTCTCCTTCAGCCGCCCGCCGACGCCCGACGACGACTTCCAGCTCGAGTTCCTGATTG gctccAACCCCTCGGCCAATAAGGGCACCATGGTGGCGGTGACGTTTGGCCAGCGgcgtggtggcggcggcggtggctgGGTGGGCCGGGTGCTCGAGGCGCAGGGCCCCTCGCTCGTTCTGGGCGTCACGCCGTCGCCCAACGCCATCGTGGGCAAGTTCCGCACCTACGTGGCGGTGGTGGGGAGGAGCGGCATGCACCGCACCCGCAGAGACCCGTCCACCGACCTCTACGTCCTGTTCAACGCCTGGTGCCCCG aggACCCTGTCTTTCTTCCTGACGAGGCTGAGAGGAGGGAGTACGTCCTCAACGAGTACGGCATCATCTACCAGGGAGCTGTCAAAGCCGTCTCACAGCGCACCTGGCTGTACGGACAG tttgAGCTTGGTGTCCTTGACGCCTGTATTCACATCCTGGATGCGTCTCGGATGCCCATCTACCACCGGGGCAACGTCATCAAGCTGGTCAGGAGGGGATCTGccatg ctGAACTCGCAGGATGACAACGGCGTCATGGTGGGGAACTGGAGCGAGGACTTCTCCATGGGCACGGCGCCGACGCTGTGGACCGGCAGCGTGAAGATCCTGCAGGAGTACGCCAACACCGGCGTGCCCGTCTGCTTCGCCCAGTGCTGGGTGTTCGCAGGAATCTTCAACAGCT tCCTGCGCTGCCTCGGCATCCCGGCGAGAGTCATCACCAACTTCAGCTCGGCCCACGACAACACGGGCAACCTGAAGACTGACCTGATCTTCAAAACTGACGGCGCGCCGGACAAACGCAGCACCAGGGACTCCATCTG GAACTACCACTGCTGGAACGAGGTGTACATGGCGAGGCCGGACCTGCCGGACGGGATGGGGGGCTGGCAGGTGGTGGACGCAACGCCGCAGGAGACCAGCGACG GACATTTTCGCTGCGGCCCGGCTTCGGTTGCCGCCATCAAGGAAGGTCTGCTGTGTCACCCGTTTGATGCCGGCTTCTGCTTCGCCGAG gtgaaCAGCGACGTGGTGTTTTACAAACGGGACCGCTACGGGACGCTCACGCCGTTCAGGGTGGACAAGCGCCACGTGGGACAGTTGGTGCTGACCAAGGCTGTGGGCAGCGACCGGCCCTTCGACATCACGTACACCTACAAGTACAGGGAAG ACAGCATGGAGAACCAGAGGACGATGAACCGGGCGGAGGAGTACGGCTGTGAGTTGGATCACTCTGAGCTGCCTGAAACCCTGCTCTCTGTGGCCATGAATACAGACAAG GTCTACCTGGGTCACGACTTCAACTTGCAGCTGGAGTTCCAGAACCAGAGCGACACTCCCAGGACCATCCAGGTCCACCTGGCCGGGTCGGTGGTCTTCTACACCGGAGTCGAGGCCCACACCTTCCGAGATGAGAACTTAACCGTCACTGTGGGAGCCAACCAGA ccGAGAATGTGACGCTCAGGATCACGGCTCAGGAGTACATGCCTCACCTGGGCTCTCAGCTCAGCCTGCACTTCATTCTGACTGGACAGGCTGACGACCAATCACTGAGCGCCATCGAGGTGGTCAACCTGGAGACCCCGCCCCTTATGCTCAGg ctgagcgGCAGGCCCAAGATGCAGCACGAGATGTCTGTGACCGTTTCCTTCACCAACCACTTCCAGTTTGCCCTGGAGAACGTGCAGATGGCGCTGGAGGGACCAGGACTCCTGAGCTACAGGACTCATTtctacag cgtcATCGCGCCCCAGGGCTCCATCGACTGGACGGAGACCTTCACTCCCAGGATCGACGGCTCCAAGCGCATCATGGccactctgtcctgcagctcgCTGACTCAG GTGTCGGGCACTGCTGACCTCGAGGTCGAGCCctga